One region of Limnospira fusiformis SAG 85.79 genomic DNA includes:
- a CDS encoding GTP-binding protein, translating to MIFAIAGPPGAGKTYWIREQIAQNPQPQCYFAPEINGVCIDKTCLATEFPHLHILSRGQEAELLTLIESGVNVYIELPCYLELSNFEPLLNNLDCQRIAVLPATPQNSEFEQWSDQIINGNSAAAPSQELWESISDDVQIHQGLLSGEIIDWASLTVFWFELIHGAYGQVIRAKGIFDIVSGESIYGDFVFGTANREFFALDLPIHTSGRPERFSGFEIVGQGLDKQGISQTLKDCCLPESHIHYYQQQMQHDSLARETEVLV from the coding sequence ATGATTTTTGCGATCGCAGGTCCCCCCGGTGCTGGGAAAACCTACTGGATTCGAGAACAGATAGCCCAAAACCCCCAACCACAGTGCTATTTCGCCCCAGAGATTAATGGCGTGTGCATTGATAAAACCTGTTTAGCCACAGAATTTCCCCATCTGCACATCCTATCTCGTGGTCAAGAAGCCGAACTATTAACTTTAATTGAATCCGGGGTTAATGTTTATATTGAATTACCTTGTTATTTGGAATTATCCAACTTTGAACCCCTTTTAAATAACCTCGATTGTCAACGGATTGCTGTGCTACCTGCCACCCCGCAAAATTCCGAGTTTGAACAGTGGTCAGACCAAATAATTAACGGAAATTCAGCGGCAGCCCCCAGCCAAGAATTGTGGGAGAGTATATCTGATGATGTGCAAATTCATCAAGGGTTACTATCCGGCGAAATTATCGATTGGGCGAGTTTGACCGTGTTTTGGTTTGAACTCATTCATGGAGCATACGGTCAGGTAATTAGAGCTAAGGGAATTTTTGATATTGTTAGCGGTGAGTCAATTTATGGAGATTTCGTCTTTGGGACAGCTAATCGGGAGTTTTTCGCCCTGGATTTACCTATCCACACTTCCGGGAGACCTGAGCGATTTAGTGGCTTTGAAATTGTCGGACAAGGATTAGATAAACAGGGAATATCACAAACTCTCAAAGATTGCTGTTTACCAGAATCTCATATACACTATTATCAGCAACAAATGCAGCATGATTCCTTAGCGAGAGAAACCGAGGTTTTAGTATGA
- a CDS encoding FAD/NAD(P)-binding protein, whose product MFDRPLPSLIDLAIVGAGPQALTLVTHILQKRQKFRNRFMVLDPSGTWLEQWRHQFKAQEIPHLRSPAVHHPDPDPYSLRRFAENRSMELFPPYDLPGTELFEDFCGEVVKKWELTDRVYPGKVSQVLPIQWSQKPRFQIVLTDGSSLIARRVVLATGAAVPNIPQWVEEIRTPYPPSSLCHSQQVDLRLIKDLSGEDIVIVGGGLTSGHLAMGALKRGAMVTLVVRRQLRERLFDAEPGWLGPKYLKGFEGEDCWYGRWEMIKQARDGGSVTPALMLQLRRAARQGKLRILENTEILGAVWKDEQWRVRLNGEVSLMFNRIWLATGTQFNGHQDNLLTDVLRIYRTEMINGLPVLDENLRIPGSECFIMGGLAALIVGPVARNLSGGRMASDRLVKAIIKPNTMLPLGIS is encoded by the coding sequence ATGTTCGATCGCCCTTTACCGAGTTTGATTGACCTAGCGATTGTGGGAGCAGGTCCCCAAGCCCTGACGTTAGTTACCCATATATTGCAGAAACGCCAAAAATTCAGGAACCGATTTATGGTCTTAGACCCCAGTGGGACTTGGTTAGAACAATGGCGACATCAATTTAAGGCGCAGGAAATCCCCCATTTGCGATCGCCAGCAGTACATCACCCCGACCCCGACCCCTATAGCCTCAGACGATTTGCTGAGAATAGGTCGATGGAATTGTTCCCCCCCTACGACCTACCAGGAACCGAGCTATTTGAGGATTTCTGTGGTGAGGTAGTGAAAAAATGGGAGTTAACAGACCGGGTATATCCGGGAAAAGTCAGCCAAGTGTTACCGATTCAATGGTCCCAAAAGCCCAGATTTCAGATAGTTTTAACTGATGGTAGTTCCTTAATTGCGCGGCGGGTAGTATTAGCAACGGGGGCGGCGGTTCCCAATATTCCCCAGTGGGTAGAAGAAATTAGGACCCCCTATCCTCCCAGTAGCCTTTGTCATTCTCAACAGGTTGATTTGCGGTTAATTAAGGATTTGTCTGGAGAAGATATTGTAATTGTGGGAGGGGGTTTAACCAGCGGTCATTTGGCTATGGGGGCGCTAAAACGAGGCGCTATGGTGACATTAGTAGTGCGGCGACAGTTGCGCGAGAGGTTATTTGATGCGGAACCTGGTTGGTTAGGACCCAAATATTTAAAGGGTTTTGAAGGGGAGGACTGTTGGTATGGTCGTTGGGAGATGATTAAACAGGCTCGTGATGGGGGTTCGGTGACTCCCGCGCTGATGTTACAGTTAAGACGGGCGGCGCGTCAGGGGAAATTGAGGATTTTAGAAAATACTGAGATTCTGGGGGCGGTTTGGAAGGATGAACAGTGGCGAGTGAGGCTGAATGGGGAAGTTTCACTAATGTTTAATCGGATTTGGTTGGCTACGGGAACTCAATTTAATGGACACCAAGATAATTTACTGACTGATGTGCTACGAATTTATCGGACGGAGATGATTAATGGTTTACCTGTCCTAGATGAAAATTTGCGGATTCCTGGGTCTGAATGTTTTATAATGGGGGGATTAGCGGCTTTGATTGTGGGTCCTGTGGCTAGGAATTTATCGGGGGGAAGAATGGCAAGCGATCGCCTAGTTAAAGCGATTATTAAGCCTAATACCATGCTTCCTTTAGGGATTTCCTAA
- the iscB gene encoding RNA-guided endonuclease IscB produces the protein MSNHVFVLDTNRKPLTPCKPGVARSLLKAGKASVFRRYPFTIILNKEVDANPEPLELKLDPGSKVTGIALKQGNHIIFAAELQHRGQQIKEALLSRRQLRRSRRNRKTRYRPARFLNRTRSKGWLAPSLQHRVDTLMTWVHRFRRLAPVGCIAQELVRFDLQLMENPEISGVEYQQGELQGYEVREYLLFKWDRTCAYCGAQNVPLEVEHIHPRSKGGSDRVSNLTMACHSCNQAKGNGDIRDFLSGQPDVLSRLLRQAKSPLKDAAAVNSTRWALFKALKATGLPVTTGTGGQTKFNRLRLNLPKAHWLDAACVGPVESLEVLTSKPLLILAKGHGTRQMCGTNKYGFPTRHRSRRQIHKGFETGDMVTATVTAGKKIGSYLGRVLCRASGSFDITTASVRVAGISHKYCQPIHRKDGYAYA, from the coding sequence ATGTCTAACCATGTTTTCGTTTTAGATACCAACCGCAAGCCCCTGACACCGTGCAAGCCAGGGGTGGCACGATCACTGCTCAAAGCCGGGAAAGCATCGGTATTTCGACGCTACCCATTCACCATTATTCTAAACAAGGAGGTTGACGCTAATCCTGAACCCCTCGAACTAAAATTAGACCCAGGCTCTAAAGTCACTGGAATTGCCTTGAAGCAAGGGAATCATATTATCTTTGCTGCCGAGTTGCAGCACCGAGGACAGCAGATTAAAGAAGCATTGCTCTCTCGTCGTCAACTCCGACGTTCTCGACGAAACCGCAAGACCCGATATCGACCAGCTCGGTTCTTGAATCGGACTCGGAGCAAGGGTTGGTTAGCTCCCAGCTTGCAGCATCGAGTAGATACTCTAATGACCTGGGTTCACCGATTTCGTAGACTTGCCCCAGTTGGCTGCATTGCTCAAGAGCTAGTACGGTTCGACCTGCAATTGATGGAAAACCCTGAGATATCAGGTGTTGAGTATCAGCAGGGAGAATTACAAGGCTATGAAGTCAGGGAATACCTGTTGTTCAAGTGGGACAGAACCTGTGCTTACTGTGGGGCTCAAAATGTACCACTTGAAGTTGAGCATATCCACCCTCGGTCTAAGGGTGGCTCTGACCGGGTTTCTAACCTGACGATGGCTTGCCACTCATGCAATCAAGCCAAAGGCAATGGGGACATTCGGGATTTTTTATCGGGCCAGCCTGATGTCCTGAGTCGTCTTCTCAGGCAGGCCAAATCACCCCTTAAAGATGCGGCTGCCGTTAACTCGACCCGATGGGCCTTGTTCAAGGCTCTGAAAGCAACAGGACTCCCAGTTACCACAGGAACGGGCGGACAAACGAAGTTCAATCGACTGAGGCTCAACCTACCTAAAGCTCACTGGCTTGATGCTGCCTGTGTTGGACCAGTCGAATCACTGGAAGTTCTGACTTCAAAACCGTTGCTGATTTTAGCAAAGGGGCATGGAACCCGTCAGATGTGCGGGACGAATAAGTACGGATTCCCCACTCGTCACCGCTCCAGGAGGCAAATTCATAAAGGCTTTGAGACTGGCGACATGGTGACGGCTACGGTCACAGCGGGGAAGAAAATTGGCTCATATCTAGGACGGGTTCTCTGCCGTGCGTCTGGTAGTTTTGATATTACCACCGCTTCGGTACGGGTGGCAGGCATCAGCCACAAATACTGCCAACCCATTCACAGGAAGGATGGTTACGCCTATGCTTGA